GAGCGGGAAACGAGACTCGAACTCGCGACCCCGACCTTGGCAAGGTCGTGCTCTACCAACTGAGCTATTCCCGCGTCGTGATGGGGGCCATTCTATCGAATTGCAGAACGGCGTCAACCCCTTGATTCAAAAAAACTTTTATTTCTGTTCCGAGCCTTCGCGCAGGTGCGGCCAGGCGGCCAGCAGGTAGTGCACCATCGACACCAGGGTCAGGCCGGCGGCCACCAGCAGCAAACCATAGCCCAGCACCACCCAGAAGGTCAGCACCGGCGGGTTGGCCAGCAGGATTACCAGCGCCAGCATCTGCGCGGCGGTCTTCCACTTGCCCAGGTTCGACACTGCCACATGCGCCCTCGCCCCCAGCTCGGCCATCCACTCGCGCAGCGCCGAGACCACGATCTCGCGGCCGATGATCACCGCCGCCGGCAGGGTGAGCCAGAAGTTGGCGTGCACCTGCACCAGCAGCACCAGGGCCACGGCCACCATCAGCTTGTCGGCCACCGGGTCGAGGAAGGCGCCGAATGGCGTGCTTTGCTGCAACCGACGGGCCAGGTAGCCGTCGAGCCAGTCGGTGGCGGCGGCGATGGCGAACACCGTGCTGGCGGCCATGTAGCTCCAGTGATAGGGCACATAGAACAGCAGGATGAAGATCGGGATGAGCAGGACGCGTAGAACGGTGAGCAGGTTTGGAATATTCATCGGTACGACTGGCTGC
This genomic stretch from Pseudomonas entomophila L48 harbors:
- the pgsA gene encoding CDP-diacylglycerol--glycerol-3-phosphate 3-phosphatidyltransferase, which gives rise to MNIPNLLTVLRVLLIPIFILLFYVPYHWSYMAASTVFAIAAATDWLDGYLARRLQQSTPFGAFLDPVADKLMVAVALVLLVQVHANFWLTLPAAVIIGREIVVSALREWMAELGARAHVAVSNLGKWKTAAQMLALVILLANPPVLTFWVVLGYGLLLVAAGLTLVSMVHYLLAAWPHLREGSEQK